One window of Elaeis guineensis isolate ETL-2024a chromosome 11, EG11, whole genome shotgun sequence genomic DNA carries:
- the LOC105053988 gene encoding protein SWOLLEN 1 isoform X2, protein MDYDDYDFQSQNFQLGGEDSSKFPPSLRSFALPKFDFDEHLQLNLRFDSLVEPEVLLGIQGQENNWIKDFSPGSSAIEFGSSAAESCCISRHNNVWSEATSSESVEMLLKSVGEDEMVNNKAVIGEADMHDQLNGIDDQMDPLIRQDDSQNSCLGDIVHSGPSPLADKSNNILSGSDKNAFRDQPQVEGMSQTSKDEKSEKGRDISSSDEKFNLDGKVVAEQHSPDKPSDEVINEFFESVQNDDSLDNAFMRKSTPDDHGCAPSGGTKASSECRNTEDDPAAVSIDKSGVGAGKLKNQSLSEQIMEENKEVGMLEKSEGLQPDNLQKAYNQITCRDGRVDDHHSEGHSLNNDFCRIKDSTCLDPSMGSLVYLNEGCNVPAFSENSDGLLEAIAYQGKALNRDSETGDKVVANMNEKSSLEVEGDREIERHSIEVSNENMEKVPHMTETSKNVSHNETKFLSKDDDFHVSTVPIKNTNVTHFGEEKKLASFKEVIEEKQNLEDQLSDKNNNDSHNSKPIVIEKSVEDEDLIHTTEESSVTLSASEDASLKASPLPALQHDAEVKVLSSTHDKSIEIKKACISEVESNVDVVIPPDISAIGKEYTAPSIDSCGANFRADTSNVTEKMEEASFTDQNPGMATDGSSVRKLIQDESVADPATVGVESTSLNNSAVLHQSCSEDALAVDVVVGQKVAAVSPLPASECFHSDENDVKISASVTRSNLDFKISSETSTVADVVLDGSSPIKMVLDDSEITKNDEKQPMPVHPSAQECSPGICQSGQQNSEANLTPGDNDDKQNLVGNCDASNGHTNRSPQSTVPRSNADLQLLEPGSGIQSSFEPSCGSPTVISCTEHSQGGVGYQEGSRGGLERSSAAADDLPHLSSETIASAGEVKSSDRDSKDGTASEDDRSFTFEVGSLAELSEKTTANNWKPFSSMHSLELPQVSKENSQGGLKESEERRPQRTTTNTTGDVKSEQVSGRGTGKVSTSKRTAKETPPKQAKGRERNTCSTSPTRDATISSNMRLEEMRQVPNVESSKMKASCSLAVQTSILPDLNTSVSSAALIHQPFTDLQQVQLRAQIFVYGSLIQGIPPDEACMLSAFGGTDGGRSVWEGVWRAATARFQNQKSPLNIFETPIHSHSGVRITEQATKSSPLQSKAFSTPASQSGIKVVPSSTVNSTMSLPSPLWSISSHDALASNVQRGTRLDFNQAVSPLHSYQSSQLRQYTGNTTPLFSLTPRPGSWVVSSQSPTLDASSQYSATPVAETIRGTPLRDSATPHASNVQLAYPNTLLPTQAPMSVSATSVVQVESQNKSAISANTRNVSSAQKSRKRKKGSVPEELGPMFLASQPQTEPASAPAVSKHLPTSGGFPLSTASGSLVSASSHITSPAHYQIVGSGNAEQRVIISEETCNRIEHSELQAEAAAAHAAAAFRHSQGIWSQLAVQKKSGLVAEIEEKLISAAVAAAAAASVAKVAAEAAKVASEAALQAKMVADEALSSAKTGHPGQNSEAGLDVGKDLARLTPVSILKGKDKINGSSSIISAAREAARRRVEAASAATKRAENLGAILKAAELAAEAVSQAGMIIAMGDPLPFTISDLVEAGPEGYWKVQHTTIEKHTKTNGLHQEENLGMLVPGDHDIPVKQSTKRSSGHREIQKITDEEGITSRSDQATQSEENNIGITSVTVPTDRLERDSGASNLKGNSIQKGTLVEVVAGEDGHRGVWFSAQVLDVKDGKALVCYNDLVPDEGSGQLTEWIPLESGKDKAPRIRVAHPITAVKPEGTRKRRREAVGNYAWAVGDRVDAWIRDGWWEGIVAEKSPGDETKLTVHFPAGGDSSSVSAWNVRPSLIWKDGQWILWSHVRERNTVEPSEGDTPYEKRQKLGKLEGKIDSGIDGRGVGSTSTDMSSADSRKPEDSRSLNLSAKDKIFSIGKNVREECNSDALKVKRTGLQKEGSRVVFGVPKPGKKRKFMEVSKHYTADKIGKASEGNDSIKFAKYLMPQASRLWRSTSKVDTKGKRTSDSKRRGLKSVKSQNIQARGTVERDGSSLTTAPASNGGESGLGSLPNVKASNEENNIGKKNLLEAGPLSTGLGTADTTAVESSVMPMPGVPSSKMKSSTAVEAEGVKGKVTHATEKSTGVEVKGSEKPAKIVSDAIEPRRSNRRIQPTSRLLEGLQSSLIISKIPSVSHDRGARAQHRGASSSRGNAHG, encoded by the exons ATggattatgatgattatgattttcAAAGCCAGAATTTTCAACTAGGTGGAGAGGACAGCAGCAAATTTCCTCCAAGCTTGAGGTCATTTGCTCTaccaaaatttgattttgatgaacaCCTGCAGCTTAATCTGAGGTTTGACAGTTTGGTTGAACCAGAGGTTTTACTTGGCATACAAGGTCAAGAAAATAATTGGATAAAGGACTTTTCACCGGGAAGTAGTGCAATAGAATTTGGTTCAAGTGCTGCTGAATCTTGCTGCATTTCTAGGCATAATAATGTCTGGTCCGAGGCTACATCTTCCGAATCTGTGGAGATGTTATTGAAATCTGTTGGAGAGGATGAGATGGTAAACAACAAAGCTGTCATTGGAGAGGCAGATATGCATGATCAATTGAATGGGATAGATGATCAAATGGATCCCTTGATAAGACAGGATGATTCGCAGAACTCTTGCCTGGGTGATATTGTGCACTCAGGTCCTAGCCCACTGGCTGATAAGTCTAATAATATCCTTTCAGGGTCAGATAAGAATGCATTTAGGGATCAGCCTCAGGTTGAAGGTATGTCTCAAACTTCCAAGGATGAGAAATCTGAAAAAGGCAGGGACATAAGTTCGTCAGATGAGAAGTTTAACTTGGATGGAAAGGTTGTTGCTGAGCAACATAGTCCTGATAAACCTTCTGATGAAGTTATtaatgagttttttgagagtgttcaGAATGATGATTCTTTGGATAATGCATTCATGAGGAAGAGCACACCTGATGATCATGGTTGTGCTCCAAGTGGAGGCACTAAAGCAAGTTCTGAATGCAGGAATACTGAAGATGACCCTGCAGCTGTATCCATTGATAAATCTGGTGTGGGTGCTGGGAAGCTGAAAAATCAGTCATTGTCAGAGCAAATAATGGAGGAAAACAAAGAGGTTGGCATGCTTGAGAAATCAGAAGGTCTCCAACCTGATAATCTTCAGAAAGCATATAACCAGATTACATGCAGAGATGGTAGAGTGGATGATCATCATTCTGAAGGCCATTCACTCAACAATGATTTTTGCAGGATAAAGGATTCTACGTGTTTGGATCCATCTATGGGCTCTTTGGTGTATCTAAATGAAGGGTGCAATGTGCCTGCATTTTCTGAGAACTCTGATGGACTATTGGAAGCTATTGCTTACCAGGGTAAGGCCTTGAACAGAGATAGTGAGACAGGTGATAAAGTTGTGGCAAACATGAATGAGAAGTCTTCTTTAGAGGTGGAAGGAGATAGGGAAATTGAGAGGCATTCTATTGAAGTCAGCAATGAAAATATGGAGAAGGTGCCTCATATGACGGAAACATCTAAAAATGTCAGCCATAATGAAACTAAATTTCTTTCTAAAGATGATGACTTTCATGTAAGTACTGTGCCAATTAAAAACACAAATGTCACTCATTTTGGAGAGGAAAAAAAACTTGCTTCTTTTAAGGAAGTCATTGAAGAAAAGCAAAATCTTGAAGACCAGTTATCTGACAAAAACAACAATGATTCTCATAATTCTAAACCCATTGTCATAGAAAAGAGTGTAGAGGATGAAGATCTTATACATACTACAGAGGAATCAAGTGTTACATTGAGTGCTTCAGAAGATGCTTCATTAAAAGCATCTCCTTTGCCTGCTTTACAGCATGATGCAGAAGTAAAGGTCTTATCTTCCACTCATGACAAATCAATTGAGATTAAAAAAGCTTGTATTTCAGAGGTTGAGTCTAATGTTGATGTTGTGATTCCTCCGGATATTTCTGCTATTGGAAAGGAATACACAGCACCATCCATTGATTCATGTGGTGCAAATTTTAGAGCTGACACTTCTAATGTCACTGAGAAGATGGAAGAGGCCTCATTTACAGACCAAAATCCTGGTATGGCAACAGATGGTTCATCAGTCAGGAAACTAATTCAGGATGAATCTG TCGCTGATCCTGCTACAGTTGGTGTTGAGTCAACTTCACTCAATAATTCGGCTGTTCTCCACCAGTCATGTTCTGAAGATGCTCTTGCAGTTGATGTGGTTGTAGGACAGAAAGTAGCAGCTGTGTCACCTTTACCTGCATCAGAGTGTTTCCATTCTGATGAGAATGATGTGAAAATCTCAGCATCAGTTACAAGGAGTaacttagatttcaaaatatcaagTGAGACATCTACAGTTGCTGATGTAGTTCTGGATGGCTCATCACCAATAAAGATGGTTCTGGATGACTCAG AAATCACCAAGAATGATGAGAAGCAGCCGATGCCTGTACATCCATCTGCACAGGAGTGTTCTCCTGGTATATGCCAAAGTGGACAGCAAAATAGTGAAGCTAATTTAACTCCAGGAGATAATGATGATAAGCAGAATCTTGTTGGCAACT GTGATGCATCAAATGGCCATACAAACAGATCTCCTCAGTCCACTGTGCCTAGAAGTAATGCTGACTTGCAGCTGCTGGAACCTGGAAGTGGTATTCAGAGTTCGTTTGAGCCAAGTTGTGGTTCACCCACAGTCATCAGTTGCACTGAACATTCTCAAGGTGGAGTGGGGTATCAAGAGGGTAGTAGAGGAGGTTTGGAGCGTAGCAGTGCTGCTGCAGATGACTTGCCTCATCTATCTTCTGAGACAATAGCAAGTGCTGGTGAAGTCAAATCCAGTGATCGTGATTCTAAGGATGGTACTGCATCTGAAGATGATAGAAGCTTTACATTTGAGGTTGGATCATTAGCAGAGTTGTCAGAAAAAACCACTGCCAATAACTGGAAACCCTTTTCCAGTATGCATTCTTTGGAACTTCCTCAG GTCTCAAAAGAGAATTCTCAAGGTGGTCTAAAAGAATCTGAAGAAAGACGTCCACAAAGAACCACCACCAATACCACTGGTGATGTTAAAAGTGAGCAAGTATCTGGGCGTGGAACTGGAAAAGTAAGCACATCAAAAAGGACTGCGAAAGAAACTCCACCAAAGCAGGCAAAAGGAAGGGAAAGGAATACATGCAGCACCTCTCCTACCCGCGATGCTACCATAAGCAGCAACATGCGGTTGGAGGAGATGCGACAAGTCCCCAATGTTGAGAGCAGCAAGATGAAGGCTTCTTGTTCTCTGGCTGTTCAGACATCTATTTTGCCTGACTTGAATACTTCAGTGTCTAGTGCAGCATTGATTCACCAGCCTTTCACAGATTTACAGCAAGTTCAATTGCGTGCACAAATATTTGTTTATGGATCATTAAT TCAAGGTATCCCACCAGACGAGGCTTGTATGTTATCGGCATTTGGAGGAACTG ATGGTGGAAGGAGTGTATGGGAGGGAGTGTGGCGTGCTGCTACAGCAAGGTTTCAGAATCAGAAATCACCTCTCAATATTTTTGAAACACCTATACATTCTCATTCAG GTGTTAGGATTACTGAGCAGGCAACAAAGTCCAGTCCACTTCAAAGCAAGGCCTTCAGTACCCCTGCTAGCCAAAGTGGCATCAAGGTTGTGCCTTCAAGTACTGTAAATTCCACAATGTCTCTGCCATCGCCTTTGTGGAGTATTTCTTCTCATGATGCCTTAGCTTCTAATGTACAAAGAGGCACACGTCTAGACTTTAATCAGGCTGTATCTCCCTTGCATTCATATCAATCTTCCCAATTGAGGCAATATACAGGCAACACTACACCATTGTTTTCTCTGACCCCTCGTCCTGGTTCCTGGGTTGTTTCATCACAAAGTCCAACTTTAGATGCTAGCTCACAATATTCTGCAACACCTGTTGCCGAAACAATTCGAGGAACACCTTTGAGAGATTCAGCTACACCCCATGCCTCCAATGTGCAGCTTGCGTACCCGAATACTTTGCTGCCTACTCAGGCTCCTATGAGTGTTTCTGCAACATCTGTTGTGCAGGTTGAAAGCCAAAATAAGTCGGCAATTTCTGCAAATACGAGGAATGTATCTAGTGCTCAGAAGTCCAGAAAGAGGAAGAAGGGTTCAGTGCCTGAAGAGCTTGGGCCAATGTTTTTGGCTTCTCAACCTCAAACCGAACCTGCTTCCGCTCCTGCTGTTTCTAAGCATCTACCAACTTCTGGAGGCTTCCCTTTATCCACTGCATCTGGCAGTCTTGTTTCAGCTTCATCTCACATTACCTCTCCTGCTCATTATCAGATAGTTGGCAGTGGTAATGCTGAACAGAGGGTCATCATTTCTGAGGAGACGTGCAATAGAATTGAGCACTCAGAACTGCAAGCAGAAGCTGCTGCTGCTCATGCTGCTGCTGCCTTCCGGCACAGCCAAGGAATATGGAGTCAGTTAGCTGTCCAAAAGAAATCTGGCTTGGTTGCAGAAATTGAAGAGAAACTTATATCTGCAGCCGTTGCAGCTGCAGCAGCTGCTTCTGTTGCAAAAGTGGCTGCAGAAGCTGCTAAGGTTGCATCTGAGGCTGCTTTGCAGGCTAAGATGGTGGCAGATGAAGCTCTGAGTTCTGCCAAAACAGGACATCCTGGTCAAAATTCTGAAGCTGGCCTTGATGTAGGAAAGGATTTGGCAAGGTTAACTCCTGTTTCAATCTTGAAAGGCAAGGACAAGATCAATGGATCTAGTTCTATCATTTCTGCTGCACGAGAGGCTGCTAGAAGAAGGGTGGAAGCAGCTTCTGCTGCCACAAAACGAGCAGAGAACTTAGGTGCCATATTGAAAGCTGCAGAACTGGCTGCAGAAGCGGTTTCACAGGCAGGAATGATCATTGCGATGGGGGATCCCTTACCATTTACTATCAGTGATTTGGTGGAAGCTGGTCCTGAAGGTTATTGGAAAGTTCAACACACAACCATTGAGAAACATACAAAAACAAATGGCTTGCACCAAGAGGAGAATTTGGGTATGCTTGTGCCTGGTGATCATGACATACCTGTTAAACAATCTACTAAGCGATCATCAGGTCATAGAGAGATACAGAAAATTACCGATGAAGAGGGAATAACTTCCCGTAGTGATCAGGCCACACAATCAGAGGAAAATAACATAG GAATCACATCAGTAACTGTTCCAACTGATAGACTTGAAAGAGATTCTGGGGCAAGTAATCTTAAAGGAAATAGCATCCAAAAGGGAACTCTTGTTGAG GTTGTGGCTGGTGAGGATGGTCACAGAGGGGTTTGGTTTTCTGCACAGGTTCTTGATGTTAAAGATGGTAAAGCATTGGTCTGCTACAATGATCTTGTTCCCGATGAAG GCTCTGGTCAGCTGACAGAGTGGATACCACTTGAGAGTGGAAAAGATAAAGCTCCTAGAATACGTGTTGCTCATCCTATAACTGCTGTGAAACCTGAAGGAACAAGGAAGCGGCGTAGAGAGGCTGTGGGGAATTATGCTTGGGCAGTTGGAGATAGGGTAGATGCATGGATACGGGATGG TTGGTGGGAAGGGATTGTCGCTGAGAAGAGCCCAGGCGATGAAACAAAGTTGACCGTCCATTTTCCAG CTGGAGGTGATTCATCAAGTGTTAGCGCTTGGAATGTTCGGCCATCTCTCATTTGGAAGGATGGTCAATGGATATTGTGGTCACATGTCAGAGAAAGAAATACAGTTGAACCCTCTGAG GGTGATACTCCCTATGAGAAACGTCAGAAGCTTGGCAAGCTTGAAGGCAAAATCGATTCAGGAATTGATGGCAGAGGAGTAGGGAGTACGTCAACTGATATGTCCAGTGCTGATTCTAGAAAACCTGAAGATTCAAGATCACTAAATTTATCTGCAAAGGATAAGATCTTTTCTATTGGAAAGAATGTAAGAGAGGAATGTAATTCTGATGCACTGAAAGTAAAACGGACTGGGCTGCAGAAAGAAGGATCAAGAGTGGTCTTTGGTGTACCTAAGcctggaaagaaaagaaaatttatggAAGTAAGCAAGCATTACACTGCAGATAAGATTGGAAAGGCAAGTGAAGGGAATGATTCTATTAAATTTGCAAAGTATTTGATGCCACAAGCATCCCGCTTATGGAGAAGTACTTCAAAAGTGGATACCAAAGGAAAACGGACCAGTGACTCCAAGCGTAGGGGCCTCAAATCTGTAAAATCGCAAAACATTCAGGCTAGAGGTACAGTGGAGAGGGATGGTTCATCCCTTACCACTGCACCTGCTTCAAATGGTGGAGAAAGTGGTCTTGGTTCTTTACCAAATGTCAAAGCTTCTAATGAAGAGAACAATATAGGAAAGAAAAATTTACTGGAAGCTGGTCCTTTGTCAACTGGTCTCGGAACAGCAGATACTACAGCAGTGGAGTCTTCTGTGATGCCTATGCCTGGTGTTCCATCATCTAAGATGAAGTCATCCACTGCTGTTGAGGCTGAAGGAGTAAAAGGAAAGGTTACACACGCTACAGAAAAATCTACTGGAGTTGAAGTTAAGGGCTCTGAAAAACCTGCTAAAATTGTCTCTGATGCCATTGAGCCTCGGAGATCCAACCGCAGAATTCAACCAACCTCGAGG